In Vibrio quintilis, the DNA window CCAGCACATAATAATGTCGTTCATTCCATGGGGTATTACTGACTTCCGCCAGCATATACAGCCAGTGTCCCTGCCGGTCGAAAATATAGTAAAAATTCACCGGACTGAAATAGATACCAAGATAGCGTAACTGAATCAGTGCCATCACCTGCGTTTCTTCCGGTACAAGCGAAGCTCCGGCCTGCTGATTCACACAGGTAATCACTGCAGACTTCAGCGACCCGGTGCCCAGATAATCTTCCCGGCGGAATCTGGCCCAATGCCACCAGCGAAAACCAAATAACCGCAATTTGTCATTCAGGACAGGCAACTCATCGAGATCAATCCACGGCATAAATAACGGATTGTTCAACGCGTGCGCCACCGGTGTATGCCGTCGGTGTCTGACCCGTCCAATCATCAGCTGGCTGTTTAAGATTGTCATTATGCAGCTCCCTGTGAAACCTGTGCAGCCAGTTCATTCAGTCCACGGATGACATCCAGCGCACTCTTCACCCCGTCTTCGTGGAAACCGTTATACCAGTACGCGCCACAGAACCAGCTCCGGTTGCTCCCGCTGATCTCAGTCTTTCTCTGCTGGGCAGAGATTGCCGCAGCATTAAAGACAGGGTGATGATAGACAATACGCTTTAAAACTTTATCCGGATCAATCAGCGCGTCACTGTTGAGGCTGACACAAAAAGTTTCAGGTGCACGAATGTGCTGAAGAATATTCATATTATAAGTCAGCACCGGCCGTTCAGCTTCGTAAGACAGAAATTGTTCTGTCTTATCCGTTCCGATCCGGTAATTCCATGAGGCCCACGCCTCAGGCACCTGCGGTAACAGAGAAATATCCGTATGCAGTGTCACCTGATTGGCCTGATATGCCATTGAAGATAAGATTTCCTGCTCCGCCGGAGTCGCATCCTCCAGCATGTTTAATGCCTGATCACTGTGGCAGGCAAAAATCACCTCATCATATCTTTCCCGCGCCTGTCCTGTGACGACTTCAACATGCGTGGTGAATCGCCGGACCGATGTGACGGGGGAGTTCAGCCGGATACGATCTCTGAAGTGCTTTGTCAGTGGGTCAATGTATGAACGTGAGCCACCTTGAATCACATACCACTGCGGCCGGTCGGCCACGTCCAGCAGGCCGTGATTGAGGAAAAAACGTAAAAAAAAAGCCAGCGGTAAAGCCCGCATATCAGCAATAGTTGAAGACCAGATTGCCGCACCCATCGGCAATATATAATTGTCACTGAAATAAGCAGAAAAGCGATGCCGGCTGAGAAATTCTCCCAGTGTCAGCAACTCAGCTTCGGCCAGCCGGGTGCGGTAAAACTGTTTTGCCAGCCGGTTGAAGCGCAAAATCTCATAGATAAATGCATAAAATCCCGGACGGAATAGATTACGCTTCTGAGCAAACAGCGTCCGGATCGTGTGACCATTGTATTCCAGACCTGATATCTGATTACTGACGCTGAAACTCATCTCAGTCGGAACCCGCTCAACCTCTAATTCATCCATCAGCTGCATAAATTCCGGATAAGTTTTGTCATTACAGACAATAAATCCGGTATCGACCGCATAGTCATGACCGCCAAGGTTAACATCCACTGTGGCTGTGTGACCGCCGATATAATCACCGGCCTCATACACAGTGACCTCATGTTCACGGCAGAGGTGATACCCGCAGGTCAGTCCGGAAATGCCTGAACCAATAATTGCTATTTTCATCTTTCTTTCCTTATTTACGGGTCAGGTAACGGACAACCCATTGCTGAATGTCGTGCGGCAGCAGCCTGATCAAACGCAGCATACCGGTAAAAAGACGCGGAAAATAAATCCGGGACTTTCTCTTCGCCAGCGCCATGCGAATCGCTTTTGAAGCATCCTGCACGGAAATACACATCGGCATAGCGAACGTGTTTTTCTGTGTCAGCGGCGTATCGACAAAACCAGGAGAAATCAGTGAAATATCGATATCCTTGTGATGCCAGTCCAGCTGAAGTGCAGAGAGAAAGTAGTCAAGTGCAGCTTTTGATGCACCATAAGCTTCCGACCGGGGCAGCGGCACGACACTGGCGACAGAACTCACCACCGCAACATGGTTGCCGCTTCTCAGATAGCGCTGTGCCGCCTGCAAACAATGCAAGACGCCGAAGAAATTCACGTTCATCACCCGCCGGCACAGTTCGCTGTCTATCTGACCGTCATCAATATATTCACAATCACCGGCATTCAGAATCCATAAATCGGGCACAAATGACAGCTGTGCAAAAGCCGCTTCCGCTTCCTGCAGTTGTGTGACATCAAAACGCAATGTACGGATTCCCGGATGAGATTCTTTGAGTGCCTCAAGCCGCTGCTCATTTCTGCCGCATGCCACCACAGACCAGCCATCCTGCGCATAATCTGCGGCCAGCTGTTGTCCGATCCCTGATGTGGCGCCTGTAATTAATACCGTTTTCATTGGCTCAGCCTCTGCTTCAGTTGTTTCACAGCCCAGCCAACCAATGGCACATGCTCATAAACCATGCTGCCTAAATCGAAGTAATCGCGGTGATATTTCACCAGTCCGTCTGAAAACTGAATCTGACTCACTCCATGCACTTCTACCGGTTGCCCTTTATTGAGTCTTGTATTAATAAACACCATTTTCCAGGTGATAAAGCCAATATCCTGCTGTTGAAACTGCTCTTCGATGTAAAAATGGCACTCGCTCACATTCTCAAACAAATGCTCAAAATAGTTACGCAAAGAAGAGAGACCCAGAACACGGTGCGCCGGATCTTCAAACACAACCTCCGGATGATAGATTTCATCGAGAAGGTCCAGATGGAACTGATCCAGCTTTTGATACGTCCTGGAAAAATGCTGCACATCCATAATCGTTACCTGATTGCTACAGTTTAATTGTACAAAATAACAAATTGTACAACTTACCTATATAATTTAGTACAGTCTGAATAGTTATACAAATCAGATTTTGTATAAGTTTAAAACCGGTTCACTGAATAGTATTCTGATCGATGTACAAAACTTTGACTTTGATGTCCTCTTTCAGCGACTCCCCGTGCAGGGCCTGGTATAACGCATAGGTTGCCTGATAGCCGATATCAAACGGCAGCTGGGCAATATAGCCATGAAGCATGCCCTGCTTCAGCGCACTGATGATGTAGGTGTCCTGATCAAAGCCGATGTGAATTGCATCCCGGTATATATTTAACATTTCACGGGCCTGCAACACACCAATCGTTGTGGTGTCATTGGGTGTAAAAATGCCATTGACTTCTGCCGTCTGTAGCATTTTTTTGCCGGCCCTGGCCTTAGCATCCCCAATCCGGGTACCCAGATAACCGGAAATCATCACTTTTAAACCCGCTTTTCTGGCTTCCCGGACAAATCCGGCTTCTCTGGCATCGGTTGAAACCACGCCTTTTTGAAGACGAAACACCAGCACATTGCCACGCCCCCCTAATTTTTCGGCCATTTTCCGGGCCGCCAGTGCCCCGGCAACTTCATTATCAGTTTTCACTGAGATTAAACGGTCTCCACCGGTATCCCGATCAATATAAATAACCGGAATATTCTGCTGCTTTAACCTGGCCACATCCTGATTCCGGGATACATCCGATGGTGCAATAAGCACACCCCGGCAACGATACTTCTCCATCAGATTGTCCAGAATAAATTTTTGTCCTTTGGTATCGTTATCATTCACCGTTCCTCTGGCAAAAACGTCAATGCCCAGCTCCTTTCCCGCCAGCCGGGCGCCATTGATCATTTTGGACCAGAACTGCCGGCTGTCACTGCCGGAAACAACCATAGCGATACAGTTTTCTCCGGGTATGTTTTTTCCGGGCTTAGCCGCGTAACTACCCGGCACCCAGCTCAGCATGAATAACAGAATGATCGGTAAAAATTTCATCAGAATTCTTCGGGTTATAAGCAATACCTTTAGTATAGACAAGATAAAGTTAACCAGAAAAACAAGACCAAACGGCTCTGATTAAAAGCCGGCAATCAGCACCTTTCCCTGCGCCAGATGCCAGAACACCCGGAAAGAGAAAGACTTCATTGAACAGAAATACCTTAAACTGGCGGATGAAAACAAATAAGTCAAAGCACCAAACTTTCACTGACGGCCTGATAAAATTCTTCAATCGCGTTATTATTTTGGCCCGCCTGTCCCCAGTGCCAGACATCCTCAGTTTCAACCCGCAGATAGCCCATCTGCCAGTCGGGGAAAAGGCGTGTGTCCCGATAGCCTGATAACAGAATTTCCACATCAGAATGCCGGTCATCTGCTGAAATATTATGATAAAGCTGATCAATCGCGGCTTCATCCCCTTCAATATATTGATAAAAACCATTGAAATGTGAAATTAAATATCCGGTGATGCCAAACTGCTTATTTTTCTCTCTGGATACTTCAAGAATGTCATGTACATTCACTTCCGCTAAGTTCGCTGTACTGGAATAAAGTAAATATTTGCAGGTCATTTATTTTTCTTCCTTTCATACATCATAGAATCAGCCTGATGAATGGTATCGAACAAGCTGGCGTTGGTATTTAAATGATGACCAACACTGAATGACATCTGATATTTTTCGATACATGTCTGATTTTGAACTCTCGATATCATGTCTTCAATCTCGATATCATCACGCAGGATAATGACAATGAACTCATCACCACCATATCTGAAAATTAAATCAGTCAGCCGGAAAGACTGTTTCAGTGCTTTGGCAAAGTTAACGATCATCTCATTGCCATATTCATGGCCAAATTTATCATTGGCCAGCTTCATGTTATCGATATCAAAAAAATATAAACTGAACTCTTTATGATTTAATTCATTTTCCAGTGTTTTCAGGTAGTTAAAATTAAACATTCCCGTAAGATGATCGGTATAACAGACGTGATGTTCCATCCGGACCAAAACAGATAATAATTCCAGATACCTTTCAATTAATACCTGAAAATCTTCTTTTTCTGCTATATGAGACGCAATCAGATCTTTCAATACGTCGGTAACAATATTGAATTTAGAAATAATCCCTTCATTAAAAAGCGCAGGAATATTATCCAGATAAGAAGCTTTTCTTCCGGAGATAAAAAATTCTTTTACTTCATGGCAGAATATTTTTTTCTTTATTTCAAAATCATTACTCATCGGCCAGAAACATATTAAACAGTTATAAACAGCAATAACATATGGGTCATCAATAGCTAAAATATAGTCAAAGCTATATACCCAAACAACCTGAAGATGCAGGGTTCAGTGAGATTTGTCTGGCTTTGAGACAAGGCACTGATTTGAAGACAGAGTCATTCTACGTTGAAAATCAGTCACGCCGTATCAGAGCCAGACAAACTCACCCGAAGGGCGTGAGCTGAATCATGCATCTTCAGGTTGCCTGGGTATACAAGTGTGTGAATAAAACCTCAAAGAATATGTTGACATTGATAACTCACCATCCGGACTCCCTGAAAGCGGCACCAGCGATGCCGCTTTGTCATCAGGATGTCAACACAAACACAGCGATTAACGTGCTTTCACTCTGAGCACCCGCAAATTTCTGCCACTGGCTGAAGCATTTACCACATCCTGAATTCTGAATGCTACCAGCTCATCGTAGTCAAAATAGCCTTTGGTCGTGACTTTCACCGTTTTGCTGGTTTCGCCCGGCTTGAAAATCAGATAAGAACCGGAGAGGGTAAAATCAGTATCTTTTTCCGCATCTCCGGCGATTGGTTTAACACTGGCCTTCACCTGATAAGCAGATGCCCGGTTTAGTTTCACGGTCAGCGAGACTGTTTTACCCCGCTCTGCGGCAGAAATCAGCTGATCAAAATAAATGATGGTATCTGCTGATTCCGCATCAGCATTCCAGC includes these proteins:
- a CDS encoding BLUF domain-containing protein, translated to MTCKYLLYSSTANLAEVNVHDILEVSREKNKQFGITGYLISHFNGFYQYIEGDEAAIDQLYHNISADDRHSDVEILLSGYRDTRLFPDWQMGYLRVETEDVWHWGQAGQNNNAIEEFYQAVSESLVL
- a CDS encoding SDR family NAD(P)-dependent oxidoreductase; its protein translation is MKTVLITGATSGIGQQLAADYAQDGWSVVACGRNEQRLEALKESHPGIRTLRFDVTQLQEAEAAFAQLSFVPDLWILNAGDCEYIDDGQIDSELCRRVMNVNFFGVLHCLQAAQRYLRSGNHVAVVSSVASVVPLPRSEAYGASKAALDYFLSALQLDWHHKDIDISLISPGFVDTPLTQKNTFAMPMCISVQDASKAIRMALAKRKSRIYFPRLFTGMLRLIRLLPHDIQQWVVRYLTRK
- a CDS encoding nuclear transport factor 2 family protein, which translates into the protein MDVQHFSRTYQKLDQFHLDLLDEIYHPEVVFEDPAHRVLGLSSLRNYFEHLFENVSECHFYIEEQFQQQDIGFITWKMVFINTRLNKGQPVEVHGVSQIQFSDGLVKYHRDYFDLGSMVYEHVPLVGWAVKQLKQRLSQ
- a CDS encoding substrate-binding domain-containing protein, producing MKFLPIILLFMLSWVPGSYAAKPGKNIPGENCIAMVVSGSDSRQFWSKMINGARLAGKELGIDVFARGTVNDNDTKGQKFILDNLMEKYRCRGVLIAPSDVSRNQDVARLKQQNIPVIYIDRDTGGDRLISVKTDNEVAGALAARKMAEKLGGRGNVLVFRLQKGVVSTDAREAGFVREARKAGLKVMISGYLGTRIGDAKARAGKKMLQTAEVNGIFTPNDTTTIGVLQAREMLNIYRDAIHIGFDQDTYIISALKQGMLHGYIAQLPFDIGYQATYALYQALHGESLKEDIKVKVLYIDQNTIQ
- a CDS encoding DUF1365 domain-containing protein, translating into MTILNSQLMIGRVRHRRHTPVAHALNNPLFMPWIDLDELPVLNDKLRLFGFRWWHWARFRREDYLGTGSLKSAVITCVNQQAGASLVPEETQVMALIQLRYLGIYFSPVNFYYIFDRQGHWLYMLAEVSNTPWNERHYYVLDTGSEDTQHICHPKAFHVSPFNPVDQTYRWRLKAPGRTLRVHLECIREQTVFDATLNMKAIEFSDKKFLSLLAKTPIVSLKILWGIYWHAFRLWRKGAPVYDHPRKHGGA
- a CDS encoding NAD(P)/FAD-dependent oxidoreductase, whose amino-acid sequence is MKIAIIGSGISGLTCGYHLCREHEVTVYEAGDYIGGHTATVDVNLGGHDYAVDTGFIVCNDKTYPEFMQLMDELEVERVPTEMSFSVSNQISGLEYNGHTIRTLFAQKRNLFRPGFYAFIYEILRFNRLAKQFYRTRLAEAELLTLGEFLSRHRFSAYFSDNYILPMGAAIWSSTIADMRALPLAFFLRFFLNHGLLDVADRPQWYVIQGGSRSYIDPLTKHFRDRIRLNSPVTSVRRFTTHVEVVTGQARERYDEVIFACHSDQALNMLEDATPAEQEILSSMAYQANQVTLHTDISLLPQVPEAWASWNYRIGTDKTEQFLSYEAERPVLTYNMNILQHIRAPETFCVSLNSDALIDPDKVLKRIVYHHPVFNAAAISAQQRKTEISGSNRSWFCGAYWYNGFHEDGVKSALDVIRGLNELAAQVSQGAA
- a CDS encoding GGDEF domain-containing protein, which produces MSNDFEIKKKIFCHEVKEFFISGRKASYLDNIPALFNEGIISKFNIVTDVLKDLIASHIAEKEDFQVLIERYLELLSVLVRMEHHVCYTDHLTGMFNFNYLKTLENELNHKEFSLYFFDIDNMKLANDKFGHEYGNEMIVNFAKALKQSFRLTDLIFRYGGDEFIVIILRDDIEIEDMISRVQNQTCIEKYQMSFSVGHHLNTNASLFDTIHQADSMMYERKKNK